One Numida meleagris isolate 19003 breed g44 Domestic line chromosome 6, NumMel1.0, whole genome shotgun sequence genomic region harbors:
- the APLNR gene encoding apelin receptor: MEEMVYTYAEGDNETDCEYEEWGLSLALLPTIYLLVFLLGTAGNGLVLWTIFKGGRERRRSADTFIANLAAADLTFVATLPLWAAYAWLGYHWPFGTAACKVSSYLVFVNMYASVFCLTGLSFDRYLAIVRPLATAKLRSRVSGLLATVALWVLAALLAMPALVLRRAAVLEGDTKVTCYMDYGGLAAPGTEAAWEVGLGLSSTLLGFVAPFAVMLTCYFFIARTVATHFRRERAEGPRKRKRLLTIITVLVAAFGGCWLPFHLVKTLYVLMDLEVLPWSCGLHAFLNNFHPYCTGIAYINSCLNPFLYAFFDPHFRRACAALLCCRPPGPGAERSGSFSSGHSHPPGGKGGPAMGGKLDPATQETLFRA, from the coding sequence GGGGACAATGAGACCGACTGCGAGTATGAGGAGTGGGGCCTGTcgctggccctgctgcccaccaTCTACCTGCTGGTCTTCCTGCTGGGCACGGCGGGCAACGGCTTGGTCCTCTGGACCATCTTCAAGGGCGGGCGGGAGCGGCGGCGCTCGGCTGACACCTTCATCGCCAACCTGGCCGCCGCCGACCTCACCTTCGTGGCCACGCTGCCGCTGTGGGCCGCCTACGCCTGGCTGGGCTACCACTGGCCCTTCGGCACGGCCGCCTGCAAGGTCAGCAGCTACCTGGTCTTCGTCAACATGTATGCCAGCGTCTTCTGCCTGACGGGGCTCAGCTTCGACCGCTACCTGGCCATCGTGCGGCCGCTGGCCACGGCCAAGCTGCGCTCACGGGTGAGCGGGCTGCTGGCCACCGTGGCCCTGTGGGTGCTGGCggccctgctggccatgccgGCCCTGGTGCTGCGGCGGGCAGCCGTGCTGGAGGGGGACACCAAGGTCACCTGCTACATGGACTACGGGGGCCTGGCGGCGCCGGGGACCGAGGCTGCGTGggaggtggggctggggctctCCTCCACGCTGCTGGGCTTCGTGGCCCCCTTCGCTGTCATGCTGACCTGCTACTTCTTCATCGCCCGCACCGTGGCCACCCACTTCCGCCGTGAGCGGGCCGAGGGGCCCCGCAAGCGCAAGCGGCTGCTGACCATCATCACCGTGCTGGTGGCCGCGTTCGgcggctgctggctgcccttcCACCTGGTCAAGACCCTCTACGTCCTGATGGACCTGGAGGTGCTGCCCTGGTCCTGCGGCCTGCACGCCTTCCTCAACAACTTCCATCCCTACTGCACCGGCATCGCCTACATCAACAGCTGCCTCAACCCTTTCCTCTATGCCTTCTTCGACCCCCATTTCCGCCGTGCCTGTGCCGCGCTGCTCTGCTGCCGCCCCCCCGGGCCCGGGGCCGAGCGCTCGGGCAGCTTCTCTTCGGGGCACAGCCACCCCCCTGGCGGCAAGGGGGGCCCGGCTATGGGGGGCAAGCTGGACCCTGCCACCCAGGAGACGCTCTTCCGTGCCTGA
- the LRRC55 gene encoding leucine-rich repeat-containing protein 55, with amino-acid sequence MGPGAGCRPAMLLGPWLVAVVAVVAAGSGAGCPVLCTCRGQAVDCSGQRLFSVPAELPLDTGNLSLAHNRIASIPLGYLACYAQLRVLDLRNNSLAALPARLFLGARRLTHLDLSYNNFSLVTADMFLEASELLRLDLSHNPWLCTVHPKAFRGLVQLRELDLSYGGLSALSLDALEGLTGLVTLRIGGNPWVCGCAMEPFLKWLKSRIQLCTSDSQLAKCQAPPEVKEVPLFSLTEESFKACHLTLTLDDYLFIAFVGFVVSIASVATNFLLGITANCCHRWSKASEDEEV; translated from the exons ATGGGCCCGGGGGCAGGCTGCCGGCCCGCCATGCTGCTGGGCCCCTGGCTGGTGGCGGTGGTGGCGGTGGTGGCAGCAGGCTCTGGGGCGGGCTGCCCGGTGCTGTGCACGTGCCGCGGGCAGGCAGTGGACTGCAGCGGGCAGCGGCTCTTCTCGGTGCCCGCCGAGCTGCCCTTGGACACCGGCAACCTCAGCCTGGCCCACAACCGCATCGCCAGCATCCCGCTGGGCTACCTGGCCTGCTACGCCCAGCTGCGCGTCCTCGACCTGCGCAACAACTCGCTGGCCGCCCTGCCCGCCAGGCTGTTCCTGGGCGCCCGCCGCCTCACCCACCTGGACCTCAGCTACAACAACTTCAGCCTGGTGACAGCCGACATGTTCCTGGAGGCCAGCGAGCTGCTGCGCCTCGACCTCAGCCACAACCCCTGGCTGTGCACGGTGCACCCCAAGGCCTTTCGCGGGCTGGTGCAGCTGCGGGAGCTGGACCTCAGCTACGGGGGGCTGTCGGCCCTCAGCCTGGACGCGTTGGAGGGGCTGACGGGGTTAGTGACCCTCCGGATCGGCGGCAACCCCTGGGTGTGCGGCTGTGCAATGGAGCCCTTCCTCAAGTGGCTGAAGAGCCGCATCCAGCTCTGCACATCAG ATTCGCAGCTGGCTAAGTGCCAGGCTCCCCCCGAGGTGAAGGAAGTGCCCCTCTTCTCGCTGACAGAGGAGAGCTTCAAGGCGTGCCACCTCACCCTGACGCTGGACGACTATCTCTTCATCGCCTTTGTGGGCTTCGTGGTCTCCATTGCATCGGTGGCTACCAACTTCCTGCTGGGCATCACAGCCAACTGCTGTCACCGCTGGAGCAAAGCCAGCGAGGATGAGGAGGTTTAG